A single Halarcobacter anaerophilus DNA region contains:
- a CDS encoding 5-formyltetrahydrofolate cyclo-ligase has product MEERNHKGDFRKSCINRLEFTSRFLKFSKEKKTVEKIKRIIDKYNAKNILLYIPMDMEVDVLPLINYLRKEQKNVYVPFMVEDSFKLVKYRLPLETKRFGIKEPRNSFSIHKKIDLAVVPVVGIDKVCKRIGFGKGMYDRFFYRLNYKPVIVFTQLTLCKTNKILTDKYDIQADYIITS; this is encoded by the coding sequence ATGGAGGAAAGAAATCACAAAGGTGATTTTAGAAAATCGTGTATAAATAGATTAGAATTTACAAGCCGTTTTTTAAAGTTTAGCAAAGAGAAAAAAACAGTAGAAAAAATTAAAAGAATTATTGACAAATATAATGCGAAAAATATTTTGTTGTATATTCCTATGGATATGGAAGTCGATGTACTTCCTTTGATAAATTATTTAAGAAAGGAACAAAAAAACGTCTACGTTCCTTTTATGGTTGAGGACAGTTTTAAATTAGTAAAGTATAGATTACCTTTAGAAACCAAAAGATTTGGGATAAAAGAGCCTAGAAACTCTTTTAGCATACATAAAAAAATAGACTTAGCTGTAGTTCCTGTGGTGGGAATTGATAAAGTATGCAAAAGAATCGGTTTTGGCAAGGGAATGTATGATAGGTTTTTTTATAGGTTAAATTATAAGCCTGTTATTGTTTTTACTCAATTAACGCTTTGCAAAACGAACAAAATTCTAACAGATAAGTACGATATTCAAGCTGATTATATAATAACAAGTTAA
- a CDS encoding TlpA family protein disulfide reductase: MQFKKIAFFIISVILLITGCDSKNDENKETIEKKQTKFIISSQITPTITLEKIDNGIDFKEFKGKVVLLNFFATWCPPCRAEIPHLNNLQKKYKESFEVIALNMGEQTGGQTPKEKIDEFIHEHSISYNVSNEETNFKISDMIGNIKVIPTMFLYDTKGKLVQKYVGIVPEEMMETDIKRALGK; this comes from the coding sequence ATGCAGTTTAAAAAAATAGCATTTTTCATAATTTCAGTTATCTTACTTATTACTGGATGTGACTCGAAAAATGATGAGAATAAAGAGACAATAGAAAAAAAACAGACTAAATTTATTATCTCATCACAAATAACACCTACTATTACTTTAGAAAAAATCGATAATGGAATTGACTTTAAAGAGTTTAAAGGAAAAGTTGTTTTATTAAACTTTTTTGCTACATGGTGTCCTCCTTGCAGAGCAGAAATTCCACACTTGAATAATCTTCAAAAAAAGTATAAAGAGAGCTTTGAAGTAATTGCTCTTAATATGGGAGAACAAACGGGCGGACAAACACCTAAAGAGAAAATAGATGAATTTATACATGAACATTCAATAAGTTATAATGTTTCAAATGAAGAAACAAACTTCAAAATTTCGGATATGATAGGTAATATTAAAGTTATTCCTACAATGTTTCTTTATGATACAAAAGGAAAATTAGTCCAAAAATACGTAGGTATAGTTCCCGAAGAGATGATGGAAACAGATATAAAAAGAGCATTAGGAAAATAA
- the ftsY gene encoding signal recognition particle-docking protein FtsY: MFSFFKKNDKEKEETPLEEESENKEIQQTQEEETKGFFTKALSKTFENIKAVVPQKKEKIAFDEIEELLIEADMEYEIIEKAMDGLPDMITRKQLRHRLVMLFEHAPDVDLTNLPKPFVRLIIGVNGAGKTTTIAKLAKKCKNEGKSVILGAGDTFRAAAIEQLSTWAQRLDVPIIKTKQGHDASAVAYDTISSALAKNIDNVIIDTAGRLQTQTNLSNELKKIVKVCSKAMENAPHQKLMILDGTQGNSAIAQAKAFNEMVGVDGIIVTKLDGTAKGGALFSISNQLELPIFYVGVGESADDLIEFSPDEFVDSLLDEIYIEEK; the protein is encoded by the coding sequence ATGTTTAGTTTTTTTAAAAAAAATGATAAAGAAAAAGAAGAAACACCTTTAGAAGAAGAATCTGAAAATAAAGAGATACAGCAGACACAAGAAGAGGAAACAAAAGGTTTTTTTACAAAAGCATTATCTAAAACTTTTGAAAATATCAAAGCCGTAGTTCCCCAAAAAAAAGAGAAAATAGCCTTTGATGAAATAGAAGAGCTTCTAATTGAAGCCGATATGGAGTATGAAATTATAGAAAAGGCAATGGACGGTCTTCCTGATATGATTACAAGAAAACAGTTAAGACATAGACTAGTAATGCTTTTTGAACATGCTCCTGATGTAGATTTAACAAACCTTCCAAAACCTTTTGTAAGATTAATTATCGGCGTAAACGGTGCAGGTAAAACAACAACTATCGCCAAACTTGCCAAAAAATGCAAAAATGAAGGTAAAAGTGTAATTCTTGGAGCAGGTGATACTTTTAGAGCAGCTGCTATTGAACAGCTTTCTACTTGGGCGCAAAGATTAGATGTGCCGATTATAAAAACAAAACAAGGTCATGATGCAAGTGCAGTTGCATATGATACAATTTCTTCTGCTCTTGCTAAAAATATAGATAATGTAATTATCGATACGGCAGGACGTCTTCAAACTCAAACAAATTTAAGTAATGAATTGAAAAAAATCGTAAAAGTCTGCTCTAAAGCTATGGAAAATGCTCCACATCAAAAACTTATGATACTTGACGGAACGCAAGGAAACTCTGCAATTGCACAAGCAAAAGCCTTTAATGAAATGGTAGGAGTTGACGGAATTATAGTTACAAAGCTAGACGGTACGGCAAAAGGCGGAGCACTATTTTCTATCTCAAATCAACTCGAACTTCCTATTTTTTACGTGGGAGTCGGTGAAAGTGCCGATGACTTAATAGAATTCAGTCCTGATGAATTTGTAGATAGTCTACTTGATGAAATTTATATAGAAGAGAAATAA
- a CDS encoding cache domain-containing protein yields the protein MIDRSNNLLSQLENGLATARYLFEEQKRYALSLSLLLSQDKEIQESFIKKERQESFKIVNKKIDLLKKLQNSEMDVQIHNKNLSTYIRSWDFSKKDIPLETFRKGLVKVKKQMKPLVSIELGKRLNIKAISPLIQNNQFIGSLEVIIGFDYLEKELKQKGFDTFILLKNKFLNIADTLKTNPSFKGFTLVNNQNQNIDSLEYFNLKELKDYGYFTSQHKAFSYFSIYSLDREKLGYIIISLANKDNILIKYSYEKRRTEENSGIIIE from the coding sequence TTGATAGATAGAAGTAACAACTTATTATCCCAATTAGAAAACGGTCTTGCTACGGCAAGATACCTTTTTGAAGAACAAAAACGTTATGCCTTATCACTCTCTCTTCTTTTATCCCAAGACAAAGAGATACAAGAGAGTTTTATAAAAAAAGAGAGGCAAGAGAGTTTTAAAATTGTAAATAAAAAAATAGATCTTCTCAAAAAATTACAAAATAGTGAAATGGATGTCCAAATACACAATAAAAATCTAAGCACTTATATAAGAAGCTGGGATTTTAGTAAAAAAGATATTCCTTTAGAAACTTTTAGAAAAGGTTTGGTTAAAGTAAAAAAGCAAATGAAACCTTTAGTTTCAATAGAGTTAGGCAAACGTCTAAATATAAAAGCTATTTCTCCTCTTATTCAAAACAATCAATTTATAGGTTCCCTAGAAGTTATAATAGGTTTTGATTATTTGGAAAAAGAGTTAAAACAAAAAGGATTTGATACTTTTATTTTATTAAAAAACAAATTCCTTAATATAGCAGATACTCTAAAAACAAATCCTAGCTTTAAAGGTTTCACTTTGGTAAATAATCAAAATCAGAATATAGACTCTTTGGAATATTTCAACCTAAAAGAGTTAAAAGATTACGGATACTTTACAAGCCAACACAAAGCATTTAGTTATTTTTCAATCTACTCTTTGGATAGGGAAAAACTGGGGTATATAATTATCTCTTTGGCAAATAAAGACAATATCTTGATAAAATACTCTTATGAAAAAAGAAGAACAGAAGAAAACAGCGGGATTATAATAGAATGA
- a CDS encoding response regulator transcription factor produces MNILLLEDDYDYKNSIKEYLEALNYSVDDFENGSEAYDAIYEKNYHLLILDIRVPGLSGYEIVKNLRENKNNIPVIFITSLTDINNLSMGYELGCNDYIKKPFSPKELKYRVEQLIKSFYFTLNENRIKINDEFSYDISTMQLYKKEELVNLTKKELEIVFLLITNKNCYVSIEQLRCEVWNEKYMNEADIRVFIKNIRNKTSKDFIETKRGLGYKIARLNQ; encoded by the coding sequence ATGAATATACTTTTATTAGAAGACGATTATGACTATAAAAATAGTATAAAAGAGTATTTGGAAGCTTTAAATTACAGTGTTGATGATTTTGAAAACGGAAGTGAAGCTTATGATGCAATATATGAAAAAAACTATCATCTGCTTATACTTGATATCAGAGTACCCGGATTAAGCGGATATGAAATCGTAAAAAATTTAAGGGAAAACAAAAATAATATTCCCGTTATATTTATCACTTCCCTTACGGATATAAATAATCTTAGTATGGGATATGAATTAGGTTGTAATGATTATATAAAAAAACCCTTCTCTCCCAAAGAGCTTAAATATAGAGTAGAACAGCTAATCAAATCTTTTTATTTTACTCTAAACGAAAATAGAATTAAAATAAACGACGAATTTTCATATGATATTTCAACCATGCAGTTATACAAAAAAGAAGAGCTTGTAAATCTTACAAAAAAAGAGTTGGAAATAGTCTTTTTACTTATAACAAATAAAAACTGCTATGTAAGTATAGAGCAGCTGCGATGTGAAGTTTGGAATGAAAAATATATGAATGAAGCCGATATTAGAGTATTTATTAAAAACATAAGAAATAAAACTTCAAAAGATTTTATAGAGACAAAACGCGGTTTAGGATATAAAATTGCAAGACTTAATCAATAA
- a CDS encoding sensor histidine kinase, producing MQDLINKKHLFKLSFVYSFLIIILICIPAYFYMQSEIQSYKYNQASQLEQQGLNIQRAIYDFNNSKSDIFYFPKSFSFNAYVYDKNDKIIYSTANKILNGNNAILKKYSLNENRLKAKTLLLIKELNFKKIYLKISLLTISMGIFVFISAYIILKQTITPYKKANSYLDRFFNDAMHEIKTPLGILQLNLELLEEKDKKAKEIKRSLNAVKTLLLTYEDIEYMMKQKRVSYTKEIVDFTIFLKQRVDMFESLAASKKMKLKREIKDNIFLEINRVELQRIIDNTISNAIKYSDESSEVIIRLNSNNEQIIFSVEDFGKGIKDTTKIFNRYHREESIKGGFGIGLNIVKNICEKNNIKIDVKSKLKEGSTFIYLFS from the coding sequence TTGCAAGACTTAATCAATAAAAAACATCTTTTTAAACTATCTTTTGTTTACTCTTTTTTAATAATTATTCTAATTTGCATTCCTGCATATTTTTATATGCAAAGTGAGATTCAAAGTTATAAATATAACCAAGCAAGCCAATTAGAACAACAAGGTTTAAATATTCAAAGAGCAATTTATGACTTTAACAACTCAAAAAGCGATATTTTTTATTTTCCCAAATCATTTAGTTTTAATGCCTACGTATATGATAAAAACGATAAAATCATCTACTCAACCGCAAATAAAATTTTAAACGGAAATAATGCGATTTTAAAAAAATACAGTTTAAACGAGAATCGTTTAAAAGCAAAAACACTTCTTCTAATTAAAGAACTGAATTTCAAAAAGATTTATTTGAAAATTTCCCTTCTTACTATTAGTATGGGTATATTTGTTTTTATAAGTGCTTATATAATATTAAAACAGACAATAACTCCTTATAAAAAAGCCAACAGTTATTTAGACAGATTTTTTAATGATGCTATGCATGAGATAAAGACTCCTTTGGGGATTTTACAGTTAAACCTTGAACTTTTAGAAGAAAAAGATAAAAAAGCAAAAGAGATAAAACGATCTTTAAATGCGGTAAAAACACTTCTACTTACCTACGAAGACATAGAATATATGATGAAACAAAAAAGAGTTTCATATACAAAAGAGATTGTCGATTTTACTATTTTTCTAAAACAAAGAGTTGATATGTTTGAAAGTTTAGCTGCTTCTAAGAAGATGAAATTAAAAAGAGAAATTAAAGATAATATCTTTTTAGAGATAAATAGAGTTGAATTACAAAGAATAATAGACAATACAATATCAAATGCAATAAAATATTCAGATGAATCTTCAGAAGTTATAATAAGACTAAACAGTAATAACGAACAGATAATTTTCAGTGTAGAAGATTTTGGGAAAGGTATAAAAGATACAACTAAAATATTTAATAGATACCACCGTGAAGAGAGCATTAAAGGTGGATTTGGAATCGGATTAAATATAGTAAAAAACATATGCGAAAAAAACAATATTAAAATAGATGTTAAATCAAAATTAAAAGAAGGCTCAACGTTTATTTATCTATTCTCTTAA
- a CDS encoding c-type cytochrome yields the protein MRTLLSMLLLATFACAAQMPTSAPKEYPAGELGKLVKTGEDIVNNTDTHPLTKDLVGNKLQCKSCHLKGADGKVGTGEGISSWIGTAATFPAWSKREKTVQSLQDRSNNCFMRSMNGKRPIIDTKASMAIAAYITWLSTGVPMNMNAIGPWSEHNTKLYPKNVKKFNAIQKKATHKNYLAGKDVYTKKCASCHGMNGAGIPGAFPPLWGKDANGNWLSYNTGAGMSKLDKAAAWVQSNMPLAQGGSLSDQDAADVVIYMNAQERAPFDLKKGLLPKEEMGYYNSIVLEEKHTVQSNFKALGLDFNTIKNGK from the coding sequence ATGAGAACTCTACTTTCAATGCTACTATTGGCAACATTTGCATGTGCAGCTCAAATGCCGACATCTGCACCAAAAGAGTATCCGGCGGGAGAACTTGGAAAATTAGTTAAAACAGGTGAAGATATTGTAAACAATACAGATACACATCCGTTAACAAAAGATTTGGTAGGAAACAAATTACAATGTAAAAGCTGTCACTTAAAAGGTGCCGACGGTAAAGTTGGAACAGGAGAAGGTATATCAAGCTGGATTGGTACAGCTGCAACATTCCCTGCATGGTCAAAAAGAGAAAAAACAGTTCAATCACTACAAGATAGATCAAATAACTGTTTTATGAGAAGTATGAACGGTAAAAGACCTATTATCGATACTAAAGCTAGTATGGCAATAGCAGCATACATTACTTGGTTATCAACAGGTGTTCCTATGAATATGAATGCTATAGGACCTTGGAGTGAGCATAATACTAAACTTTATCCGAAAAATGTAAAAAAATTTAATGCGATTCAAAAAAAAGCAACTCATAAAAATTATTTGGCAGGTAAAGATGTATATACTAAAAAATGTGCTTCATGTCACGGTATGAACGGTGCAGGTATTCCAGGAGCATTCCCTCCGTTATGGGGTAAAGATGCAAACGGTAACTGGCTAAGCTACAATACAGGTGCCGGTATGAGTAAATTAGACAAAGCAGCAGCTTGGGTACAATCTAATATGCCTCTAGCTCAAGGTGGAAGCCTTTCTGATCAAGATGCAGCAGATGTAGTTATCTACATGAATGCACAAGAAAGAGCACCTTTTGATCTTAAAAAAGGATTATTACCAAAAGAAGAGATGGGTTATTATAACTCAATTGTTTTAGAAGAAAAACATACAGTACAAAGTAATTTCAAAGCTTTAGGTCTTGATTTTAACACAATCAAAAACGGTAAATAG
- a CDS encoding alanyl-tRNA editing protein: protein MSEKLFWIDPYKTELDSKVSVIQDNIVELSQTIFYAQSGGQESDKGTINNIPVIKAEKRDDSIIYTLACKPNFKVGDEVHTIIDWKRRYRLMKLHFAAEVVLELFYKKYKYIQKIGAHISEDKSRIDFEWEENISPLLTEIQNKAQELIDKDLPIQSDFSDKSKGRRFWKIEGFSQVPCGGTHLKRTSEIGKISLKRKNIGKGKERVEIKVK from the coding sequence ATGAGTGAAAAACTGTTTTGGATAGACCCTTATAAAACAGAATTAGATTCAAAAGTATCAGTTATACAAGACAATATAGTAGAATTGTCACAAACAATATTTTATGCACAATCCGGTGGACAAGAGAGTGATAAGGGAACTATAAACAATATTCCTGTTATTAAAGCTGAAAAAAGAGATGATTCCATAATCTATACTCTTGCTTGTAAACCGAATTTTAAAGTAGGTGACGAGGTTCATACAATTATAGACTGGAAAAGAAGATATCGACTTATGAAGCTTCATTTTGCCGCAGAAGTGGTTTTGGAACTATTTTATAAAAAATATAAATACATACAAAAAATCGGAGCACATATTTCCGAAGATAAAAGCCGTATTGATTTTGAATGGGAAGAAAACATTTCACCATTATTAACGGAGATTCAAAATAAAGCACAAGAGCTGATAGATAAAGATTTGCCTATACAAAGTGATTTCTCAGATAAAAGTAAAGGAAGAAGATTTTGGAAAATAGAGGGGTTCTCGCAAGTTCCTTGTGGAGGTACGCATTTAAAAAGAACTTCTGAAATAGGAAAAATAAGTTTAAAACGTAAAAATATCGGTAAAGGTAAAGAGAGAGTTGAAATTAAAGTTAAATAG
- a CDS encoding YqiA/YcfP family alpha/beta fold hydrolase produces the protein MIIYIHGFGSNGHSGKATLFREYFEDEVVTPSLSYVPNLAIDTLEQIIEIFLQRDEKVGLVGSSLGGYYAIYLANKYDLKAVLINPAIYPYKTLNKIGMQMNYYDGSSFEVIEEHMNELKAFEIEKLKNQENFMVLLKTDDEILDYNEAVEKLPQSELIIEEGGNHSFEDIESYFRKISVFLESKE, from the coding sequence ATGATTATATATATACATGGATTTGGAAGTAACGGACATAGTGGGAAAGCTACACTTTTTAGAGAATATTTTGAAGATGAAGTAGTAACTCCGTCTTTATCTTATGTACCGAATTTAGCAATTGATACTTTAGAACAGATAATAGAAATATTTTTGCAAAGAGATGAAAAAGTCGGTTTAGTAGGTTCCTCTTTAGGGGGATATTATGCAATATATTTAGCAAATAAATATGATTTAAAAGCTGTTTTAATAAATCCTGCAATTTATCCGTATAAAACATTAAATAAAATCGGAATGCAGATGAACTATTATGACGGTAGCTCTTTTGAAGTAATAGAAGAGCACATGAATGAGTTAAAAGCATTTGAAATAGAAAAATTAAAAAATCAAGAGAATTTTATGGTTTTATTAAAAACCGATGATGAAATTCTGGATTATAATGAAGCAGTTGAAAAACTTCCTCAAAGTGAATTAATAATTGAAGAGGGTGGAAATCACTCTTTTGAAGATATAGAGAGTTATTTTAGAAAAATATCTGTTTTTTTAGAGTCTAAAGAGTAA
- a CDS encoding LysE family translocator, with protein MEFFSYDLFIAVSIYILGISSPGPSNLAIAHTSIHAGRKAGVFFALGITFGSFFWGVLAASGLKPILTEYGNFLYFLKILGGLYFLYLAYISFSLVLKKEDKRVKTVQNNDSFFKYFISGVMMHLLNPKAIAVWVAIIAVALPINSNSVSVYLPVLVCLPLGIIVFIGYAFMFSTKKVVKKYFDLKRYIDSLVGATFAIVGLKLLFDNDNK; from the coding sequence ATGGAATTCTTTTCTTATGATCTATTCATTGCAGTTTCTATATATATTTTAGGAATCTCAAGTCCCGGTCCAAGTAATCTTGCTATTGCACATACTTCAATTCATGCAGGCAGAAAAGCCGGAGTTTTTTTTGCTCTTGGTATAACTTTCGGATCTTTTTTTTGGGGAGTTCTTGCTGCTTCAGGATTAAAACCGATACTTACTGAATATGGAAATTTTTTATATTTTCTTAAAATATTAGGTGGATTGTATTTTCTTTATTTGGCTTATATCTCTTTCTCTTTGGTTCTTAAAAAAGAAGATAAGAGAGTGAAAACCGTTCAAAATAACGACTCCTTTTTTAAATATTTTATTTCAGGTGTTATGATGCATTTATTGAATCCCAAAGCAATTGCCGTTTGGGTAGCTATTATTGCAGTTGCTTTACCTATAAACAGCAATTCAGTTTCTGTATATCTGCCTGTTTTAGTCTGTCTGCCTTTAGGGATAATAGTCTTTATAGGTTACGCTTTTATGTTTTCAACAAAAAAAGTTGTTAAAAAATATTTCGATTTAAAGAGATATATTGATAGTTTAGTAGGTGCTACTTTTGCGATTGTAGGGTTAAAACTTTTATTTGATAATGATAACAAATAG
- a CDS encoding ribonuclease HI has translation MSEEVIKLFCDGSVDPKTKTGFGAYFIFDEKLKRQNIKIKRFENTSSTKLELEVLLWALEDNFLEKGKIIVYTDCQNILTLLDRKKSLEKNNYFTKSGKKIRNYKLYKDFYRQNEKLSLLFKKVKGHKKTELKNEVDKLFNLVDKASRRALRDFL, from the coding sequence ATGAGTGAAGAAGTTATAAAACTTTTTTGTGATGGAAGTGTTGATCCTAAAACAAAAACAGGCTTCGGTGCATATTTTATTTTTGATGAGAAACTGAAAAGACAAAATATAAAAATAAAAAGATTTGAGAATACGAGTTCTACAAAGCTGGAATTAGAGGTTTTACTTTGGGCTTTGGAAGATAACTTTTTAGAAAAGGGTAAAATAATAGTTTATACGGACTGCCAAAATATTTTAACTCTTCTTGATAGAAAAAAAAGCTTGGAAAAAAATAACTATTTTACTAAAAGCGGTAAAAAAATTAGAAATTATAAACTTTATAAAGATTTTTATAGACAAAATGAGAAATTATCTCTTCTTTTCAAAAAAGTTAAAGGACATAAAAAAACAGAACTGAAAAATGAAGTAGATAAGCTTTTTAATTTAGTAGATAAGGCTTCAAGAAGAGCATTAAGGGATTTTTTGTAG
- a CDS encoding tRNA-uridine aminocarboxypropyltransferase yields MILDNFELISREVCYKCYRPKSSCMCSFIDKIDTNTKFVILMHPKEYRKTKNGTGHLTNLSLKNSEIYVGIDFSKHKEINKIIENPKLNSYLLYPSKESINLDSQKLSLNNKKNVIFIVDSTWSCSKKMIRLSENLKKLPKLSFDYKNESAFKIKTQPNLYCLSTIESVFCILKLLDKQKIESIKEKNFNNFLKPFSKMVEYQLQCAKRSEIRNKAIVNE; encoded by the coding sequence ATGATATTGGATAATTTTGAATTGATTAGTAGAGAAGTTTGTTATAAATGTTATAGACCAAAAAGCAGTTGCATGTGCAGTTTTATTGATAAAATTGATACAAATACGAAATTTGTGATATTAATGCATCCAAAAGAGTATAGAAAAACAAAAAACGGAACAGGGCATTTAACAAATCTTTCTTTGAAAAACTCAGAGATTTATGTGGGCATTGATTTTTCAAAGCATAAAGAGATAAATAAAATAATAGAGAATCCAAAACTTAATTCATATCTTCTTTATCCTTCAAAAGAGAGTATAAATCTAGACAGCCAAAAATTAAGTCTAAACAATAAAAAAAACGTAATATTTATTGTTGATTCAACTTGGTCTTGTTCTAAAAAGATGATAAGATTGAGTGAAAATTTAAAAAAATTACCTAAACTCAGTTTTGACTATAAAAATGAGTCGGCTTTTAAAATAAAAACACAACCGAATCTTTATTGTCTCTCAACTATAGAGTCTGTTTTTTGTATATTAAAGTTATTAGATAAACAAAAAATCGAATCTATAAAAGAGAAAAATTTCAATAATTTTTTAAAGCCTTTTTCCAAAATGGTTGAGTATCAATTACAGTGTGCAAAAAGATCTGAAATAAGAAATAAAGCTATTGTCAATGAGTGA
- a CDS encoding cold-shock protein has translation MATLVNGTVKWFNSEKGFGFIEQENGGKDVFVHYRQVNHSGYGRVSLDEGQKVSFEIAQGEKGPQAENVTVL, from the coding sequence ATGGCAACATTAGTAAATGGAACAGTAAAATGGTTCAATAGCGAAAAAGGTTTCGGTTTTATCGAACAAGAAAACGGTGGTAAAGATGTATTCGTACACTATAGACAAGTTAATCACAGTGGATACGGTAGAGTATCTTTAGATGAAGGTCAAAAAGTATCTTTTGAGATTGCTCAAGGTGAAAAAGGTCCACAAGCAGAAAACGTTACTGTACTGTAA
- a CDS encoding MazG nucleotide pyrophosphohydrolase domain-containing protein, whose protein sequence is MEDFYKLLELAKQKSKIDENGTWKGGSNIYLNELKSEVDEVLEEYEKNRNCFLEDELGDILWDYLNILIAVNKEKDIDIKSVFSRALKKYTQRVEAIKKGQTWAFIKEKQKKSLYEEWRNSLK, encoded by the coding sequence ATGGAAGACTTTTACAAATTATTGGAACTTGCAAAACAGAAATCAAAAATCGATGAAAACGGTACTTGGAAAGGCGGTTCAAATATCTATTTAAATGAGCTGAAAAGTGAAGTCGACGAAGTACTTGAAGAGTATGAAAAAAACAGGAATTGTTTTTTAGAAGATGAATTAGGTGATATTTTATGGGATTATTTAAATATTTTAATAGCTGTAAATAAAGAGAAAGATATAGATATAAAATCGGTATTTTCAAGGGCTTTAAAAAAATATACTCAAAGAGTAGAGGCTATAAAAAAGGGTCAAACTTGGGCTTTTATAAAAGAGAAGCAAAAAAAATCTTTATATGAAGAGTGGAGAAACTCTTTAAAATAA